One part of the Chrysemys picta bellii isolate R12L10 chromosome 14, ASM1138683v2, whole genome shotgun sequence genome encodes these proteins:
- the LOC101937351 gene encoding cytochrome b-245 light chain, which yields MGRIEWAMWANEQALASGLILVTGGIVAVAAQFKGWPFAAYAIAAGVFICLLEYPRGKRKKGSTMERCGQKYLTAVVKVFGPITRNYYVRAILHAALAVPAGFLLSTILGTACLGIASGIYLLAAIRGEEWNPIEQKPQERPQVGGGTIKQPPTMPPPRPPAETRKKQPAEEAGQENPIPVIVEAE from the exons ATGGGGCGCATCGAGTGGGCCATGTGGGCCAACGAGCAGGCGCTGGCGTCCGGGCtca TTCTAGTGACGGGAGGGATTGTGGCGGTAGCTGCTCAGTTCAAAGGGTGGCCGTTTGCTGCCTATGCCAT AGCGGCTGGGGTCTTCATCTGCTTGCTGGAGTACCCCCGGGGGAAGCGGAAAAAGGGTTCCACCATGGAGAGATG TGGCCAGAAGTACTTGACAGCCGTGGTGAAGGTTTTTGGGCCGATCACTAGGAATTACTACGTCCGGGCCATCCTGCATGCTGC TCTTGCAGTGCCTGCGGGTTTCCTGTTATCCACCATTCTGGGCACGGCGTGTTTGGGCATCGCAAGTGGCATCTATTTGTTG GCTGCGATCCGCGGCGAGGAGTGGAACCCCATCGAGCAGAAGCCCCAGGAGCGGCCGCAGGTGGGAGGAGGCACCATCAAGCAGCCCCCCACCATGCCCCCGCCGCGGCCGCCCGCGGAAACGCGCAAGAAGCAGCCGGCGGAGGAGGCCGGCCAGGAAAATCCCATCCCGGTCATCGTTGAGGCCGAGTAA
- the MVD gene encoding diphosphomevalonate decarboxylase isoform X2, protein MAEEKPLTVVTCTAPVNIAVIKYWGKRDEELILPINSSLSVTLHQDQLKTTTTAAISRDFKEDRLWLNGEEADVGHPRLQSCLREMRRLARKRRGGSAGAAAPLSLAYKVHVASVNNFPTAAGLASSAAGYACLVHTLARLYGVEGELSEVARQGSGSACRSMLGGFVQWLMGERPDGKDSIAQQVAPETHWPELRVLILVVSAEKKPVGSTAGMQTSVDTSLLLKHRAEAVVPERMAQMIQFIQQRDFEGFGQLTMKDSNQFHATCLDTFPPIFYLNDVSRRIIALAHRFNAHHGKTKVAYTFDAGPNAVVFTLADTVEEFVEVVKCSFPPESNGDQFLKGLPARPASLSKELLSAVVLEPVPGAIRYILLTKPGPGPQPLDDPNLHLLGADGLPCPRA, encoded by the exons ATGGCTGAGGAGAAGCCCCTCACCGTGGTGACCTGCACAGCCCCTGTCAATATCGCGGTCATCAAGTACT GGGGGAAGCGAGACGAAGAGCTGATTTTACCCATCAATTCCTCTCTGAGCGTCACCCTGCACCAGGACCAG CttaaaaccaccaccacagccGCCATCAGCAGAGACTTCAAAGAGGACCGGCTCTGGCTGAACGGGGAGGAGGCCGATGTCGGGCACCCACGGCTGCAGTCCTGCCTGCGGGAGA TGCGCCGCCTGGCCAGGAAGCGGAGGGGCGGCAGTGCTGGGGCCGCGGCCCCCCTCAGCCTGGCCTACAAAGTGCACGTCGCCTCGGTGAATAACTTTCCTACGGCAGCCGGCCTGGCGTCTTCAGCAGCGGGGTACGCCTGCCTGG TGCACACCCTGGCCCGGCTGTACGGCGTGGAGGGCGAGCTCTCCGAGGTCGCCCGCCAGGGCTCGGGCAGCGCCTGCAGAAGCATGCTTGGGGGCTTCGTGCAGTGGCTGATGGGCGAGCGGCCCGACGGCAAGGACAGCATTGCCCAGCAGGTGGCGCCAGAGACGCACTGGCCGGAGCTCAGAGTACTCATCCTGGTG GTAAGCGCTGAGAAGAAGCCGGTGGGCAGCACGGCTGGGATGCAGACAAGCGTGGACACCAGCCTCTTGCTGAAG CACCGCGCAGAGGCGGTGGTGCCAGAGCGCATGGCCCAGATGATCCAGTTCATCCAGCAGCGAGACTTTGAGGGCTTTGGCCAGCTGACCATGAAGGACAGCAACCAGTTCCATGCCACCTGCCTGGACACCTTCCCTCCCATCTTCTACCTCAACGACGTCTCCCGGCGCATCATCGCCCTGGCCCACCGATTCAACGCTCACCACGGCAAGACCAAG GTGGCCTACACCTTCGACGCTGGCCCCAACGCCGTGGTCTTCACCCTGGCGGACACGGTGGAGGAGTTTGTGGAAGTGGTGAAGTGCAGCTTCCCCCCTGAGTCTAACGGAGACCA GTTCCTGAAGGGGCTGCCGGCCAGGCCCGCCTCGCTCTCGAAGGAGCTGCTCTCCGCTGTGGTGCTGGAGCCTGTTCCTGGGGCGATCCGGTACATCCTCCTAACCAAG CCAGGGCCGGGGCCTCAGCCTCTGGATGATCCCAACCTACATCTGCTGGGAGCAGatgggctgccctgccccagggcctga
- the MVD gene encoding diphosphomevalonate decarboxylase isoform X1 has product MYPATYSLSASPQGELKTTTTAAISRDFKEDRLWLNGEEADVGHPRLQSCLREMRRLARKRRGGSAGAAAPLSLAYKVHVASVNNFPTAAGLASSAAGYACLVHTLARLYGVEGELSEVARQGSGSACRSMLGGFVQWLMGERPDGKDSIAQQVAPETHWPELRVLILVVSAEKKPVGSTAGMQTSVDTSLLLKHRAEAVVPERMAQMIQFIQQRDFEGFGQLTMKDSNQFHATCLDTFPPIFYLNDVSRRIIALAHRFNAHHGKTKVAYTFDAGPNAVVFTLADTVEEFVEVVKCSFPPESNGDQFLKGLPARPASLSKELLSAVVLEPVPGAIRYILLTKPGPGPQPLDDPNLHLLGADGLPCPRA; this is encoded by the exons ATGTATCCAGCCACGTATTCGCTCAGTGCTTCCCCGCAGGGCGAG CttaaaaccaccaccacagccGCCATCAGCAGAGACTTCAAAGAGGACCGGCTCTGGCTGAACGGGGAGGAGGCCGATGTCGGGCACCCACGGCTGCAGTCCTGCCTGCGGGAGA TGCGCCGCCTGGCCAGGAAGCGGAGGGGCGGCAGTGCTGGGGCCGCGGCCCCCCTCAGCCTGGCCTACAAAGTGCACGTCGCCTCGGTGAATAACTTTCCTACGGCAGCCGGCCTGGCGTCTTCAGCAGCGGGGTACGCCTGCCTGG TGCACACCCTGGCCCGGCTGTACGGCGTGGAGGGCGAGCTCTCCGAGGTCGCCCGCCAGGGCTCGGGCAGCGCCTGCAGAAGCATGCTTGGGGGCTTCGTGCAGTGGCTGATGGGCGAGCGGCCCGACGGCAAGGACAGCATTGCCCAGCAGGTGGCGCCAGAGACGCACTGGCCGGAGCTCAGAGTACTCATCCTGGTG GTAAGCGCTGAGAAGAAGCCGGTGGGCAGCACGGCTGGGATGCAGACAAGCGTGGACACCAGCCTCTTGCTGAAG CACCGCGCAGAGGCGGTGGTGCCAGAGCGCATGGCCCAGATGATCCAGTTCATCCAGCAGCGAGACTTTGAGGGCTTTGGCCAGCTGACCATGAAGGACAGCAACCAGTTCCATGCCACCTGCCTGGACACCTTCCCTCCCATCTTCTACCTCAACGACGTCTCCCGGCGCATCATCGCCCTGGCCCACCGATTCAACGCTCACCACGGCAAGACCAAG GTGGCCTACACCTTCGACGCTGGCCCCAACGCCGTGGTCTTCACCCTGGCGGACACGGTGGAGGAGTTTGTGGAAGTGGTGAAGTGCAGCTTCCCCCCTGAGTCTAACGGAGACCA GTTCCTGAAGGGGCTGCCGGCCAGGCCCGCCTCGCTCTCGAAGGAGCTGCTCTCCGCTGTGGTGCTGGAGCCTGTTCCTGGGGCGATCCGGTACATCCTCCTAACCAAG CCAGGGCCGGGGCCTCAGCCTCTGGATGATCCCAACCTACATCTGCTGGGAGCAGatgggctgccctgccccagggcctga